The DNA window CGCCCGCCGTCTTGTCGGTCAGGGCAATGGCCAGGGTCCACAGAAAGGGAAACACCGCGAAGATCAGGACGGCGATCAGGAACACGTAGCGCACGATGATCCGGCCCAGCTTGACGTTGCGGCGGCGAGGAGTGGCGGCGCGGGCGGGAGCGCGGACGACGAGGCTCATGCCTCTCCCCCATCGCTTTCATGGAACAGCCGGAAATTGACCACCGACAGCAGCAGCGCCACCACCGCCACCACCAGTCCGGCGGCGCTCGCCAGACCGTAATCAAAATTGAAGCCCTGGAACGCCTTGGAATACACGTACATCAGCGCCGTGTAGGTGCTGTTCAGCGGACCACCGTTGGTCAGCACCAGCACTTCCTCCAGCACGCGCAGCGCGGCGATGGTGGACAGCAGGCTGCACAGCAAGATGGTGGGTTTCATCAGCGGCACCGTGATGCTCCAGAAACGCTTCCAGGAATTTGCGCCGTCCAAGACCGCGGCCTCCTCCAGCTCGGCGGGAATGCTCTGAAGTCCGGCCAGATACAGCACCATGTAATAGCCGAAGCCGCGCCAGAAGGTCACCAGCATCACGGCCCAGAAGGCGGTCTGCTCGTTGTTCAGCCAGCCGAAGAAACTGCCCTCGGGGATGAGGTGCAGCACGCCCAGCGCCCAGTTCAGCGTGCCTTCCTTGTTGTACACCCAGTCCCACATGACGGCGGCCAGCGAGATGCTGGTGACCACCGGGATGTAATACGCGGCCCGGAAAAAGGCCATGCCGGGCAAATTCTTGTTGACCAGCACAGCCACGCTCAGCGAGGCCAGTTGCAGCACCGGCACGATCACCAGATATTTGACGCTGTTGCCCAGCGCCGTGAGAAACAGCGGATCGGCAGCCAGCGTGCGGAAATTCTCCAGCCCGATCCATTTGGGGGCCAGCCCCTGGGCAAAGCGCGCCCCGCCGTACTCGGTGAACCCCAGGTACGAGCCGTAGGCCAGCGGGTAAAAGGTGAACAGGGTGAGCAAGATCAGCGCCGGAGCCAGAAAACCGTAGGACAGCAGCGTGTCCCGCAGCGAGTATCTGGCGCGAGGTTGTCTGGCATTGAAGGGCTGTGAACGGGCCATGTCATCACCTCCTTCGGTGGAAAGTATTGAGGGCTTCGCTCCCTCTCCCCCCGTGGGGCACCCGTAGAGCTGCGAAGCAGGGGCCGGAGTTGGCGGGAAAGTCAGCCACGAGGGCCGCATAAAGTCCCATCCAGAAAAGCGAAACCCCGCCCGTCGATTTCAGGGCGGGGACTGAGCAGTTCAGGGGTGTTCAGGGCCTGCGTCAGCCCCAGCTTGCCCGGACCTCACTTCTTCATGTTGGCGTTCCAGAACTTCACGGAGTCGTCCAGCGCGGCTTTGGGGGTCTTCTTGCCCAGCAGCGCGGCCTCGATGTTGTCACTGAAGTTCTTGTACAGGTCATCGCTGTTCCCCGGAGCCTTGAAGCCGGGGT is part of the Deinococcus radiopugnans ATCC 19172 genome and encodes:
- a CDS encoding carbohydrate ABC transporter permease translates to MARSQPFNARQPRARYSLRDTLLSYGFLAPALILLTLFTFYPLAYGSYLGFTEYGGARFAQGLAPKWIGLENFRTLAADPLFLTALGNSVKYLVIVPVLQLASLSVAVLVNKNLPGMAFFRAAYYIPVVTSISLAAVMWDWVYNKEGTLNWALGVLHLIPEGSFFGWLNNEQTAFWAVMLVTFWRGFGYYMVLYLAGLQSIPAELEEAAVLDGANSWKRFWSITVPLMKPTILLCSLLSTIAALRVLEEVLVLTNGGPLNSTYTALMYVYSKAFQGFNFDYGLASAAGLVVAVVALLLSVVNFRLFHESDGGEA